A part of Myxococcus landrumus genomic DNA contains:
- a CDS encoding acyl carrier protein, whose amino-acid sequence MTQQLTRLLAELTQLEVSEIDPSRPWAALGVNSLTLVRLRDGIERDLSVRVAMSVMGSCHTVNELVEQLRSASTAPPVREAPRVTNGHANEKLSDGSLEEMFVRLSGAPSRKGEA is encoded by the coding sequence GTGACGCAGCAGCTCACGCGGCTGCTCGCGGAGTTGACGCAGCTCGAGGTCTCGGAGATCGACCCCTCCCGTCCCTGGGCGGCGCTGGGGGTGAACTCCCTGACGCTCGTCCGGCTGCGAGATGGAATCGAGCGAGACCTCTCGGTCCGCGTGGCCATGTCGGTGATGGGGAGCTGCCACACCGTCAACGAGCTGGTGGAGCAACTGCGCTCGGCCTCCACCGCGCCACCTGTTCGCGAGGCGCCCCGGGTCACCAACGGGCACGCGAACGAGAAGCTGAGTGACGGGAGTCTCGAAGAGATGTTCGTCCGGCTGAGTGGCGCGCCGTCGCGGAAGGGGGAGGCCTGA